The Lysinibacter cavernae genome has a window encoding:
- a CDS encoding WYL domain-containing protein yields MKRAERLHALSEMLRRSGARGCTAERLAQEFEVSVRTIKRDLTALENAGAPLWSRPGPGGGYGLVARVNLPPVSLSPPQAVALLAAVSAASDAPYADLAASGVRKILDVLDPKTRAQADELASRIWVNAPPAASRVIRSAIEEAMAEQRVVRVCYVSGDGDATTRDVEPIMFGSTDGLWYLIGWCRLRGGIRWFRVERIERASVTAIPCEGHGIEEVGMPPATARSVRSRGE; encoded by the coding sequence GTGAAGCGCGCAGAGCGGCTGCACGCCCTTTCGGAGATGCTGCGTCGCTCCGGCGCTCGCGGATGCACGGCCGAGCGGCTCGCCCAAGAGTTTGAGGTGTCGGTGCGGACCATCAAGCGAGACCTCACCGCCCTTGAGAACGCTGGGGCCCCGCTCTGGTCGCGGCCCGGGCCCGGTGGTGGGTACGGGCTCGTCGCCAGAGTGAACCTCCCTCCCGTGAGCCTGTCCCCGCCGCAGGCCGTGGCGCTGCTCGCTGCCGTCTCTGCGGCATCCGATGCGCCCTATGCCGACCTGGCGGCGTCCGGGGTTCGCAAGATTCTGGATGTGCTCGACCCCAAGACTCGTGCACAAGCCGACGAGCTCGCGAGCCGCATCTGGGTCAACGCGCCGCCCGCGGCGAGCCGCGTAATCAGGTCGGCCATTGAAGAAGCGATGGCCGAGCAGCGCGTTGTGCGAGTCTGCTACGTCTCCGGTGACGGCGATGCGACAACCCGCGATGTTGAGCCAATCATGTTCGGGTCCACGGATGGTCTCTGGTACCTCATAGGTTGGTGTCGGCTGCGCGGCGGCATCCGTTGGTTCCGGGTGGAGCGAATTGAGCGCGCTAGCGTTACAGCGATTCCGTGCGAGGGGCACGGTATCGAGGAGGTTGGGATGCCGCCGGCGACGGCCCGCTCCGTGCGGAGCCGCGGCGAGTGA
- a CDS encoding alpha/beta fold hydrolase yields the protein MTTHTNEPTIILIPGHWLGAWAWDEVAEYLTAAGRQAVALTLPGLDEGDPERMLRTLDDQAAAIKQAMDDAGASTRPVVIAAHSGANAPVSLVLDRYPELVKRVVWIDSGPVSPGSAFAPDLPAEVAELPLPAFDALGQQSSLDGLSNQDLERLRARAVPEPGPVLRQPVELGNEARLRVPTTLVCCSITSAQILELVDAGHPMFAEVANLENREFVDLPTGHWPMWSRAEGLAGVISGAAIAND from the coding sequence ATGACAACACACACGAACGAACCAACCATCATCCTGATCCCTGGCCACTGGCTGGGCGCATGGGCCTGGGACGAGGTAGCCGAGTACCTGACGGCCGCCGGTCGTCAAGCCGTGGCACTCACCCTTCCCGGCCTCGACGAGGGCGACCCCGAGCGGATGCTCCGAACCCTCGACGACCAGGCCGCGGCCATCAAACAGGCAATGGATGACGCGGGGGCATCCACCCGCCCCGTGGTCATTGCGGCACACAGCGGGGCCAACGCGCCCGTGAGCCTTGTGCTCGACCGTTACCCCGAACTCGTCAAGCGCGTGGTCTGGATCGACAGCGGGCCGGTATCGCCCGGAAGCGCATTTGCCCCCGACCTGCCAGCGGAAGTAGCTGAGTTGCCCCTGCCAGCGTTTGACGCGCTTGGGCAGCAGTCGAGCCTAGACGGACTCAGCAACCAGGATCTTGAGCGGCTCCGAGCCCGCGCAGTTCCTGAACCCGGACCGGTGCTTCGGCAGCCGGTTGAGCTGGGCAACGAAGCGCGACTGCGGGTTCCAACAACGCTCGTGTGCTGCTCAATCACGAGCGCGCAGATCCTGGAGCTGGTGGATGCCGGCCATCCAATGTTCGCGGAAGTTGCCAACCTTGAGAACCGCGAGTTCGTTGACCTCCCGACCGGGCACTGGCCGATGTGGAGTCGGGCTGAGGGGTTGGCCGGGGTTATTTCGGGGGCTGCAATCGCTAACGACTGA
- a CDS encoding SDR family NAD(P)-dependent oxidoreductase yields MNRYEGRRVLVTGAGSGIGQATTLRMLAEGGRIVAADMSADGLADTVAKAGAAADRLHTVILNISDEASVKAGVADALAFLGGLDALVNAAGILRSSHTHDTTLDAFEQVLRVNLVGTFLMIRETIPALRTGNGPAVVNFSSTSAQFAHPYMAAYAASKGGVQSMTHALAAEYSTDGIRFNSVQPGSISSGMTDGSGQSKQNAGPGLPEDANFALFAKLSPALGQGFAGPEAVASVVAMLASDDASFVTGTEVRIDGGTHY; encoded by the coding sequence ATGAACCGTTACGAAGGACGCCGCGTGCTAGTCACGGGAGCCGGCTCTGGCATCGGCCAGGCAACCACCCTCCGCATGCTCGCCGAAGGAGGCCGCATTGTCGCCGCCGACATGAGCGCTGACGGACTCGCCGACACCGTCGCAAAAGCCGGCGCCGCTGCCGACCGCCTGCACACCGTTATCCTCAACATTTCGGACGAGGCTTCGGTCAAGGCCGGGGTTGCGGATGCCCTCGCCTTCCTCGGCGGGCTGGATGCGTTGGTGAACGCCGCGGGCATCCTCCGCTCATCCCACACCCACGACACCACGCTTGACGCCTTTGAACAGGTGCTGCGCGTGAACCTCGTAGGCACGTTCCTGATGATTCGCGAAACCATCCCGGCGCTTCGCACGGGCAACGGCCCAGCGGTCGTCAACTTCAGTTCAACCTCGGCGCAGTTCGCCCACCCCTACATGGCGGCCTACGCCGCAAGCAAGGGCGGCGTGCAGTCAATGACCCACGCCCTCGCCGCCGAATACTCGACCGACGGCATCCGCTTCAACTCGGTCCAGCCAGGGTCCATCAGCTCCGGGATGACCGACGGCAGCGGCCAGAGCAAGCAAAACGCGGGCCCCGGACTCCCCGAGGATGCCAACTTCGCACTCTTCGCCAAGCTCAGCCCGGCCCTTGGTCAGGGATTCGCGGGGCCGGAGGCTGTTGCTAGCGTCGTCGCAATGCTGGCGAGCGACGATGCGTCGTTTGTTACCGGCACCGAGGTTCGGATTGACGGCGGGACGCACTACTAA
- a CDS encoding TetR family transcriptional regulator yields the protein MEQTQPTLTERRRAATELEIATAAAHLFTEHGAAETSAEDIAERAGVSLRTFYRYFPNKHEAVAPFFSSGATHWQQAIAESTPGMSPLESVEQAIRNELSPTSHNEAIDFARTRALLRVTLADPELRRVWMIVNQESEVALLPVITSITADDSDPLSLRLLAAAATDAIRIALESWALQESSSAAPPLELALTSFGRLTAGIPELHAAK from the coding sequence GTGGAGCAGACGCAGCCAACCCTCACCGAGCGACGCCGCGCAGCCACCGAACTCGAAATCGCCACGGCAGCGGCCCACCTCTTCACCGAACACGGCGCCGCAGAAACATCGGCAGAAGACATCGCCGAACGAGCGGGAGTCTCTCTCCGCACGTTCTACCGCTACTTCCCCAATAAACACGAGGCCGTTGCCCCGTTCTTCTCCAGCGGCGCGACCCACTGGCAGCAGGCAATCGCCGAATCCACGCCGGGGATGAGCCCGCTGGAATCCGTTGAGCAGGCCATCCGCAACGAACTCTCCCCCACGAGCCACAACGAGGCAATCGACTTTGCGCGCACCCGAGCCTTGCTGCGGGTGACCCTCGCCGACCCGGAACTACGCCGCGTCTGGATGATCGTGAATCAGGAGTCGGAGGTGGCGTTGCTCCCCGTGATCACGAGCATTACCGCGGATGATTCAGACCCGCTATCGCTCAGGCTGCTCGCGGCCGCGGCGACCGACGCGATTCGCATTGCCCTGGAGAGTTGGGCTCTTCAGGAATCGAGTTCCGCGGCGCCGCCTCTTGAGCTCGCGCTCACAAGCTTTGGCCGGCTGACGGCTGGGATTCCCGAGCTGCACGCGGCGAAATAG